A genomic stretch from Pseudomonas alkylphenolica includes:
- a CDS encoding DUF1641 domain-containing protein, whose protein sequence is MEVTDTLALQGENPGLEAFLNKLQPLLDGGRLDNLVDLASLLSDLVDLLDAAMVEKLSVQFEQATALSWNLGNAIRLAKAQTRQETTPPSLYGLLLLLREPQTRRGFALVLRVLNAIGHQD, encoded by the coding sequence ATGGAAGTGACCGATACGCTCGCCCTGCAGGGCGAAAACCCCGGCCTTGAGGCCTTCTTGAACAAACTGCAACCGCTGCTCGATGGTGGTCGCCTGGACAACCTGGTCGATCTGGCATCATTGCTGTCCGATCTGGTCGACCTGCTCGATGCGGCCATGGTCGAAAAACTCTCGGTGCAGTTTGAACAAGCCACGGCCTTGTCCTGGAACCTTGGCAACGCCATTCGCCTGGCCAAAGCCCAGACCCGTCAGGAAACCACACCCCCAAGTTTGTATGGCCTGCTGTTGCTACTACGAGAACCGCAAACCCGTCGTGGGTTTGCCCTGGTGCTCAGGGTATTGAATGCCATTGGACACCAGGATTGA
- a CDS encoding response regulator, with protein sequence MSRLLIVDDDVEICALLKKFFVMHGYEVDLAANGTAMWAAIEKQRPDTIILDLMLPGESGLNLCQKLRSSTGIPIIMLTAMDELSDRIVGLELGADDYVGKPFDARELLARLRAVQRRAGEQLRSLGEDTRPLIRFDDWQLDVTRRELRTPQGVMVPLSAGEFDLLLVFLEHPQRILTREQLIDLARGQGHEAYDRSIDVQVSRLRRKIEPDSKRPALIRTVRNGGYLFDAKVSRT encoded by the coding sequence GTGAGCAGACTGCTGATCGTCGATGACGATGTGGAAATTTGTGCCCTGCTGAAGAAGTTCTTTGTCATGCATGGCTACGAAGTCGACCTGGCCGCCAATGGCACGGCGATGTGGGCGGCTATCGAAAAACAACGTCCGGACACCATCATCCTCGACCTGATGCTGCCCGGCGAAAGCGGCCTGAACCTGTGCCAGAAACTGCGCAGCAGCACCGGCATCCCGATCATCATGCTCACTGCAATGGACGAGCTGAGCGACCGTATTGTCGGTCTGGAACTGGGCGCTGACGACTACGTGGGCAAGCCCTTCGACGCCCGCGAACTGCTGGCCCGCTTGCGTGCCGTGCAACGCCGCGCCGGCGAGCAGCTGCGCAGCCTCGGTGAAGATACCCGGCCGCTGATCCGTTTCGACGACTGGCAGCTCGATGTCACCCGCCGTGAACTGCGCACCCCGCAAGGGGTGATGGTGCCGTTGTCGGCGGGTGAATTCGATTTGCTTCTGGTGTTTCTCGAACACCCGCAGCGCATCCTCACCCGCGAGCAGTTGATCGACCTGGCCCGTGGCCAGGGCCATGAAGCCTATGACCGCAGCATCGACGTGCAGGTCAGCCGCCTGCGCCGCAAGATCGAGCCGGACAGCAAGCGCCCGGCGCTTATCCGCACCGTGCGCAACGGTGGCTATCTGTTCGACGCCAAGGTCAGCCGCACATGA
- a CDS encoding YoaK family protein codes for MLPGSSYLSARSLRVARLRGKVGLYFVAALSVLAGMTDAIGFMATGDFVSFMSGNTTRLAVSLGEGEFALVLRIGVVLLAFVLGNALGVVIARLTGRRPWPLLSIIAALLALAGLLPLSWQLPALVAAVTAMGMINAVVEEVNGLPIGLTYVTGALSRFGRGLGRALLGERRHGWRVQLIPWTGMFVGAIAGVLLEQVFDLAALLFSALLAAALGLISLKIPRRWQLGYMPR; via the coding sequence ATGCTGCCAGGTTCCTCCTATCTTTCGGCCCGGTCCCTGCGCGTGGCCAGGTTGCGCGGCAAGGTCGGGCTGTATTTTGTCGCCGCCTTGTCGGTGCTGGCCGGCATGACCGATGCCATTGGTTTTATGGCCACCGGTGATTTCGTCTCGTTCATGAGCGGCAACACCACACGCCTGGCGGTATCGCTGGGTGAAGGTGAGTTCGCTCTGGTGCTGCGTATTGGTGTGGTGCTGCTGGCCTTTGTGCTGGGTAACGCCCTCGGCGTGGTAATTGCCCGCCTCACTGGCCGGCGCCCTTGGCCGCTGTTGTCGATCATCGCCGCCCTGCTGGCGCTGGCCGGCCTGTTGCCGCTGAGCTGGCAATTGCCAGCGTTGGTCGCGGCCGTTACGGCCATGGGCATGATCAACGCCGTGGTCGAAGAAGTGAACGGTTTGCCAATCGGCCTGACCTACGTCACCGGCGCGCTATCGCGCTTTGGTCGCGGACTTGGCCGCGCGCTGCTGGGCGAACGCCGGCACGGCTGGCGGGTGCAGTTGATTCCCTGGACCGGGATGTTCGTCGGTGCCATTGCCGGGGTCTTGCTGGAGCAGGTCTTCGACCTGGCCGCCCTGCTGTTCAGCGCCCTGCTCGCTGCCGCCCTGGGGTTGATCTCGTTGAAGATCCCCCGGCGCTGGCAGCTCGGGTACATGCCTCGCTAG
- a CDS encoding SLC13 family permease, with amino-acid sequence MNHELLWVLGLLFTSVVLFIANKPRMDVVALLVIVALPLTGILSVQEALAGFSDPNVVLIAALFVIGEGLVRTGIAYRIGEWMADRAGNSEVRLLVLLMVCVAGLGSVMSSTGVVAIFIPVVLSIAARMKVSPSRLMMPLSFAGLISGMLSLVATPPNVVVHSELVRHGQSGFSFFSFTPFGLVILALGVGYMLLTRHWLSGEVRKDGSPQTRRTLLDLIIDYKLAGRERRLRVRPDSPLIGHSLSELKLRTVHGANVVGIERQHKFTTRVISPDSSTTVHEGDVLLLDLFAPRDDLRSLCQTMKLEPLHFKAAYFIDQSHAVGMAEVAVVPGSQLIGKSVLELNFRSRWDLNVVGLRRGQNAIEEQLVEEKLKLGDTLLVIGPWKSVRQLQAQPKDFLVLSLPAEVDNVAPALNQAPYALISLAVMVGLMISGVVPNVIAALIACLLMGAGRCIDMNSAYRAIHWQSLVLIVGMLPFALALQKTGGIAIAVNVLVQLLGEAGPYLILACLFAITAIIGLFISNTATAVLMAPVAISTAEQLGASPYPFAMIVALAASAAFMTPVSSPVNTLVLGPGQYRFADFVKIGVPFTLLVMVVSVFMVPWIFAL; translated from the coding sequence ATGAACCACGAATTGCTCTGGGTGCTCGGCCTGCTGTTTACCAGCGTGGTCTTGTTCATCGCCAACAAGCCACGCATGGATGTGGTCGCCCTGCTGGTGATCGTGGCCTTACCACTGACCGGTATCCTCAGCGTCCAGGAAGCCCTGGCCGGCTTCAGCGACCCCAACGTGGTGCTGATCGCCGCGCTGTTCGTGATCGGCGAGGGGCTGGTGCGCACCGGCATTGCCTACCGCATCGGCGAATGGATGGCCGACCGTGCCGGCAACAGCGAAGTGCGCCTGCTGGTGCTGTTGATGGTCTGTGTGGCCGGGTTGGGCTCGGTGATGAGCTCCACCGGGGTGGTGGCCATTTTCATTCCGGTGGTGCTGAGCATCGCCGCGCGCATGAAGGTCTCGCCCAGCCGGTTGATGATGCCGCTGAGTTTTGCCGGTTTGATCAGCGGCATGCTCAGCCTGGTCGCCACACCGCCCAACGTGGTGGTGCACAGTGAGCTGGTGCGCCACGGCCAAAGCGGTTTCAGCTTTTTCAGCTTTACCCCGTTTGGCCTGGTGATCCTCGCGCTCGGCGTCGGCTACATGCTGCTGACCCGCCACTGGCTCAGCGGTGAAGTGCGCAAGGACGGCAGCCCGCAAACCCGCCGCACCCTGCTTGACCTGATCATCGACTACAAACTCGCCGGCCGTGAACGACGCCTGCGGGTGCGCCCGGACTCGCCCTTGATCGGCCACAGCCTCAGTGAGTTGAAGTTGCGCACCGTGCATGGTGCCAATGTGGTCGGCATCGAACGTCAGCACAAGTTCACCACCCGGGTCATCAGCCCCGACTCCAGCACCACGGTGCATGAGGGTGATGTGCTGCTGCTCGATCTGTTTGCCCCCCGCGACGATCTGCGCAGCCTGTGCCAGACCATGAAACTCGAACCCCTGCACTTCAAGGCCGCCTATTTCATCGACCAGTCCCACGCCGTGGGCATGGCCGAAGTGGCGGTGGTGCCCGGCTCGCAGCTGATCGGTAAAAGCGTGCTGGAGCTGAACTTTCGCAGCCGCTGGGACCTTAACGTGGTCGGCCTGCGCCGCGGCCAGAACGCGATTGAAGAACAGTTGGTGGAAGAGAAGCTCAAGCTTGGCGACACCCTGTTGGTGATCGGCCCGTGGAAGTCGGTGCGCCAGTTGCAAGCGCAGCCCAAGGACTTTCTGGTGTTGAGCCTGCCGGCGGAAGTCGACAATGTCGCCCCGGCCCTGAACCAGGCGCCCTATGCCCTGATCAGCCTGGCGGTGATGGTCGGCCTGATGATCAGCGGCGTGGTACCCAATGTCATCGCTGCGCTGATCGCCTGCCTGCTGATGGGCGCCGGACGCTGCATCGACATGAACAGCGCCTACCGCGCGATCCACTGGCAGAGCCTGGTACTGATCGTCGGCATGCTGCCGTTTGCCCTGGCCTTGCAGAAAACCGGCGGGATCGCCATCGCAGTGAATGTGCTGGTGCAGTTGCTCGGCGAGGCCGGGCCTTACCTGATCCTCGCCTGCCTGTTCGCCATTACCGCGATCATCGGTCTGTTCATTTCCAACACGGCTACAGCGGTACTGATGGCCCCGGTGGCGATCAGTACCGCTGAACAGCTGGGCGCCTCGCCCTACCCCTTCGCCATGATCGTCGCCCTGGCGGCTTCTGCGGCATTCATGACACCGGTTTCGTCACCCGTGAACACCCTGGTGCTCGGCCCCGGTCAATACCGCTTTGCCGATTTCGTCAAAATCGGCGTGCCCTTCACCTTGCTGGTGATGGTGGTCAGCGTGTTCATGGTGCCGTGGATTTTTGCCCTGTGA
- a CDS encoding DUF4123 domain-containing protein: protein MLELPPLPHDLPWATPAYLLLDGVSVPDLVQRLHPWGNPAYNLYLNTRWHELLDISPCLIALNGLHDPLLAYFQEHAALEWGYLLFSSADVHKLCEHWRHLLCVEQVDGVDVMPRIADPAVMHQLFSIAVQDRSARWFGPVTHVCLPDGVEGVWRQHARPHQAIAEPATYRLTDQELTALGSVEFRNAVSGLIEHLHKYFPDLLATLAPTAQRSYVQNMTEQAYQQGFCSDQELSFYANVFGYLAGQPLTDHPDIAHLLTKSRPDALLARVKLAAELAELRADQRQGSQP from the coding sequence ATGCTTGAATTGCCGCCACTGCCACACGATTTGCCCTGGGCGACGCCTGCTTACTTACTACTGGATGGTGTCAGCGTGCCGGATCTGGTGCAACGCCTGCACCCATGGGGCAATCCTGCTTACAACCTGTACTTGAATACGCGCTGGCATGAGTTGTTAGACATTTCCCCCTGTTTGATCGCGCTCAACGGCCTTCATGATCCGCTGCTGGCGTACTTTCAGGAACACGCCGCCCTCGAATGGGGCTATTTGCTTTTCAGTAGTGCCGATGTGCACAAGCTCTGTGAGCATTGGCGCCACTTGCTCTGTGTTGAACAGGTAGACGGCGTGGACGTCATGCCACGCATTGCCGATCCAGCGGTCATGCATCAGTTGTTCAGCATTGCGGTGCAAGACCGCAGCGCGCGCTGGTTCGGTCCTGTCACGCATGTCTGTTTGCCGGATGGCGTCGAGGGCGTCTGGCGGCAACACGCGCGCCCCCATCAGGCCATTGCCGAGCCCGCGACGTATCGATTGACCGACCAGGAACTCACCGCGTTGGGAAGCGTGGAGTTTCGCAACGCCGTCTCGGGTTTGATTGAGCACTTGCACAAGTACTTTCCGGATTTGCTGGCGACCCTAGCACCGACTGCACAGCGGTCGTATGTGCAGAACATGACGGAACAGGCCTATCAACAAGGCTTCTGCTCAGACCAGGAGCTTAGCTTCTACGCGAACGTTTTCGGCTATCTGGCCGGACAACCGCTGACTGACCATCCAGACATCGCTCACTTGCTGACGAAATCGAGACCGGATGCTCTTTTGGCCCGAGTAAAGCTTGCGGCCGAACTGGCTGAGCTTCGCGCCGATCAACGACAAGGAAGCCAGCCATGA
- a CDS encoding NAD(P)/FAD-dependent oxidoreductase has product MANHILIVGGGVGGTMLANQLVGKLYPEILRDQVRITLLSNSPDHYYKPAFMYVAFNQFFKEELKRPERSLLRPEIDFQVQEVTRFDFAGQTLHTRSGKRFGYDFLVIATGCVPAPERIEGLQQGGDHFYQYEPARQLAQRLASIEKGRIFITVSFPQTPNVPHQCGIAPVETTLMLDDYLRRRGVRDKVEIIYTYPTTAQLLRNCLFLQRPTGEILLGIFAQKNIQFQRGFTLGKVDPDQRIAYSEEGDAQPYDILMATPPIRAVDAVRESGVSQAANQEGWLPTNHETLQVYGLDGVYVIGDTVDLPVSKAGGACHNQAPVIADNIAGEIRLGTTVAVYDGKVQAAAQMGLNAGMPLTYDYRHDVLPTPPTKLGGLLRNGFNRGLYWAVARGML; this is encoded by the coding sequence ATGGCAAACCATATTCTCATCGTCGGTGGCGGGGTCGGCGGCACCATGCTCGCCAATCAACTGGTCGGCAAACTCTATCCGGAGATTCTGCGCGATCAGGTGCGTATTACGCTGCTGTCCAATTCGCCTGATCATTACTACAAACCAGCCTTCATGTACGTGGCCTTCAACCAGTTCTTCAAGGAGGAACTGAAGCGCCCCGAACGTTCATTGCTGCGCCCGGAAATCGACTTTCAGGTGCAGGAAGTCACCCGCTTCGATTTCGCCGGTCAAACGCTGCATACCCGTTCCGGCAAACGCTTTGGCTATGACTTTCTGGTAATCGCCACCGGATGCGTGCCGGCACCCGAACGTATCGAAGGGCTGCAGCAGGGCGGTGATCATTTCTACCAGTACGAACCGGCGCGTCAGCTGGCGCAACGTCTGGCCAGCATCGAGAAGGGGCGGATCTTCATTACCGTGTCCTTCCCGCAAACGCCCAACGTGCCCCATCAGTGTGGTATCGCGCCGGTGGAAACCACGTTAATGCTCGATGACTACCTGCGCCGCCGCGGTGTGCGTGACAAGGTCGAGATCATCTATACCTACCCGACCACCGCACAGCTGCTGCGCAATTGCCTGTTCTTGCAGCGTCCTACCGGCGAGATCCTGCTGGGCATCTTTGCCCAGAAGAACATTCAGTTTCAGCGCGGCTTCACCCTCGGCAAGGTCGATCCTGACCAACGCATCGCCTACTCGGAAGAAGGGGATGCACAACCCTACGACATCCTCATGGCCACGCCGCCGATCCGCGCGGTGGATGCGGTGCGGGAAAGTGGCGTGTCGCAGGCAGCTAACCAGGAAGGCTGGCTGCCGACCAATCACGAAACCTTGCAGGTTTATGGTCTGGATGGGGTGTATGTGATCGGCGACACCGTCGATCTGCCTGTCAGCAAGGCCGGGGGTGCCTGCCACAACCAGGCACCAGTGATTGCTGACAACATTGCCGGCGAGATCCGCCTGGGTACCACAGTGGCGGTGTATGACGGCAAGGTCCAGGCCGCCGCGCAGATGGGCCTGAACGCCGGTATGCCGCTGACCTACGACTACCGCCACGATGTGCTGCCGACGCCGCCGACCAAACTCGGCGGCCTGCTCAGGAATGGATTCAACCGCGGCCTGTACTGGGCCGTTGCGCGCGGGATGCTGTGA
- a CDS encoding helix-turn-helix domain-containing protein: MLENSFAFRLKELLEHHKLTLQAVGTALGISRTAVHKWTRGGEIDYDNLRKLADFLQVNWIWLRYGEEALQNIQQPQVVELPMTDLRRRYTAEIMESETRMKLAQEGARIVTWEWNLISDEVTYSPNVEQVYGWPVHRNEDFWAHLPAEDVAQMQAMYAQAVADGSGCECDFRITRPDGELRWISSRATVVRDSAGRSVKMVGISMDNTERQVAEQALRNSEERFRAIFELAWGALAYIDPDGSWQRVNNSLCELLGYRPEELYATTFQQITHPDDLAANLQLLQRMLAGETERYEVEKRVRHKNGEYIWVRARTSLQRRADGEPEHLISVFEDISAERQEHERLQAHIAGLEARLAQRA; encoded by the coding sequence ATGTTGGAAAACAGTTTCGCCTTCCGCCTCAAGGAGCTGCTCGAGCATCACAAGCTGACCCTGCAAGCCGTGGGCACGGCCTTGGGGATCTCGCGCACCGCGGTGCACAAATGGACCCGCGGCGGCGAAATCGACTACGACAACCTGCGCAAGCTGGCTGACTTTCTCCAGGTCAACTGGATCTGGCTGCGCTACGGCGAAGAGGCCCTGCAGAACATCCAGCAGCCGCAGGTGGTCGAGCTGCCGATGACCGACCTGCGCCGGCGCTACACCGCTGAAATCATGGAAAGCGAAACACGCATGAAGCTGGCCCAGGAAGGTGCGCGCATCGTCACCTGGGAGTGGAACCTGATCAGCGACGAGGTCACCTACTCGCCCAATGTCGAGCAGGTCTATGGCTGGCCGGTGCATCGCAACGAAGACTTCTGGGCCCACCTGCCAGCCGAAGACGTCGCGCAGATGCAGGCCATGTATGCGCAGGCGGTGGCCGACGGCAGTGGTTGCGAATGCGATTTCCGTATCACTCGCCCCGATGGCGAACTGCGCTGGATTTCCTCCCGCGCCACGGTCGTACGCGACAGCGCCGGACGCTCGGTGAAAATGGTCGGTATCAGCATGGACAACACCGAACGCCAGGTCGCCGAGCAAGCGCTGCGCAACAGCGAAGAGCGTTTTCGCGCAATCTTCGAACTGGCCTGGGGCGCCCTCGCCTACATCGACCCTGACGGCAGCTGGCAGCGGGTCAACAACAGCCTGTGCGAGCTGCTCGGCTACCGCCCTGAAGAGCTCTACGCCACGACCTTCCAGCAGATCACCCACCCCGACGATCTGGCGGCCAACCTGCAACTGCTGCAACGCATGCTGGCTGGTGAAACCGAGCGCTATGAGGTGGAGAAACGGGTGCGCCACAAAAACGGTGAGTACATCTGGGTACGCGCCCGCACTTCGCTGCAGCGCCGGGCCGACGGTGAGCCGGAACACCTGATCAGCGTGTTCGAAGACATCAGCGCCGAACGCCAGGAGCACGAACGGCTGCAGGCCCACATTGCCGGTCTCGAAGCCAGGTTGGCGCAACGCGCCTGA
- a CDS encoding methyltransferase domain-containing protein, translated as MIAKHCTTVPGGNTVWDPKSYQQFARLRERPVFELLNRLPLEKPECIYDLGCGTGIATRLLAERWPRAELFGVDSSIEMLQEAIALPIKVNWLNADVSQWQAEKPANLLFAAAVLHFIEDHESLLPRLLAQLQAGGCLAVHMPNWRDAPWYLLMLRALSEPGPSGLPLGTLALRKFMASRNVLSLDSYYRLLAPLTRELDIWETEHLQVVEGNSPIFDWVKVSALRPVLSALNEFEREAFLNKYLKLLHSHYPVEDDGRTLFPFKRTFIVATV; from the coding sequence ATGATCGCTAAACACTGCACCACCGTGCCCGGCGGCAATACCGTATGGGATCCGAAAAGCTATCAGCAATTTGCCCGCCTGCGTGAGCGGCCGGTGTTTGAGCTGCTGAACCGCCTACCCTTGGAGAAGCCTGAGTGCATCTATGACTTGGGCTGTGGCACTGGCATCGCCACACGGTTGTTAGCCGAACGCTGGCCGCGGGCCGAACTGTTCGGTGTCGACAGCTCCATTGAGATGCTGCAAGAGGCGATAGCCTTGCCCATCAAAGTCAACTGGCTGAACGCGGATGTCAGCCAGTGGCAAGCGGAAAAACCGGCCAATCTGTTGTTTGCCGCTGCAGTGCTGCACTTTATCGAAGACCACGAAAGCCTGCTGCCACGGTTGCTGGCACAACTGCAGGCGGGTGGTTGTCTGGCTGTGCACATGCCCAACTGGCGCGATGCACCCTGGTACTTGCTGATGCTGCGCGCCTTGAGCGAACCCGGGCCTAGCGGCCTGCCTCTGGGTACTCTGGCGCTGCGCAAATTCATGGCTTCGCGCAATGTGCTGTCGCTGGACAGCTATTACCGCTTGCTGGCACCGCTGACCCGTGAGCTGGATATCTGGGAAACCGAGCACCTGCAGGTGGTCGAAGGCAATTCGCCGATTTTCGACTGGGTCAAGGTGTCGGCTTTGCGGCCGGTGCTTAGCGCTTTGAACGAATTCGAGCGCGAAGCCTTTCTCAACAAATACCTGAAGTTGTTGCACAGTCACTACCCTGTCGAGGATGACGGGCGCACCCTGTTTCCATTCAAACGCACATTTATCGTCGCCACGGTGTGA
- a CDS encoding DUF3313 domain-containing protein, protein MRKLISAPVLCLSLLMVGCSQSRVSPKEYSGFLRNYDQLSEHKTASGESVLRWVSPKLRMERYSQVYIAPSQFYPQPKASAQIPETTLKAITIYYDAALKRELGKVLNLVEQPGPNTLIVRPAITSVSAHTQSLHFYEYLPVTLVAAGVSSAVGIRDLDSVIATEAAFLDGGSRTVVAEVVRKGTGLPLENDDQVMTAENLKLVLDGWAQDWRNAAVALKQQNAAAFTGQKSTAP, encoded by the coding sequence ATGCGTAAACTGATTTCTGCCCCGGTACTGTGCCTGTCGCTGTTAATGGTTGGCTGCAGCCAGAGCAGGGTATCGCCCAAGGAGTATTCCGGCTTTCTGCGCAACTATGACCAGTTGAGCGAGCACAAGACTGCATCGGGTGAGTCGGTGCTGCGTTGGGTCAGCCCGAAACTGCGCATGGAGCGTTACAGCCAGGTGTACATCGCACCAAGCCAGTTCTACCCGCAACCCAAGGCCAGCGCGCAGATCCCCGAGACAACCCTGAAGGCGATAACCATCTACTACGATGCGGCGCTTAAACGCGAACTGGGCAAGGTGCTGAACCTGGTCGAGCAGCCAGGGCCAAACACCTTGATCGTACGCCCGGCAATCACCTCGGTCAGCGCACACACCCAGTCACTGCATTTCTATGAGTATCTGCCAGTGACCCTGGTAGCCGCAGGGGTCAGCAGCGCCGTCGGCATCCGTGACCTGGACAGCGTGATTGCCACCGAAGCGGCATTCCTCGATGGCGGCAGTCGCACTGTGGTCGCCGAAGTGGTGCGCAAAGGCACCGGCCTGCCGCTGGAGAACGACGATCAGGTGATGACCGCCGAGAACCTCAAGCTGGTGCTCGATGGCTGGGCGCAGGATTGGCGCAATGCCGCCGTGGCCCTCAAGCAGCAAAACGCCGCTGCGTTCACAGGGCAAAAATCCACGGCACCATGA
- a CDS encoding ATP-binding protein yields MIRLGLHHDGISRRIALTIIAAMLISVALNILFVQLAGVWARPPLEKTGLLEQIAVTARVLEAAPADKRMQLANAASNPMLHVQWSAQRDALALPGPGEQVAPQAVPALTQLLATVPLRLEVYQPADWPADNPDAHYKLVMQLADQSWLAFTPPYRSWGLSTGMRFTIIGILALIAALLVAWIGTRQLAGPLQRFARAARRFGSDLRAPPIRLEGPHELRQAITAFNTMQAQIQHFVAERTQMLAAISHDLRAPLTRMRLRGEFIEDAEQQRKLFRDVDEMQSMINAALGFFRDETHLETATPFDLAELLQTLVDDYRDQQIDVDFEGPANLVYLGRPLGLKRAVTNLIENAVKYAQPPSIRLSSNARSLFIEVRDHGPGIPDAALEDVFVPFFRLESSRNRDTGGVGLGLPSARTAIREQGGELTLRNAPDGGLLARIVLPRVND; encoded by the coding sequence ATGATCCGCCTGGGCCTGCACCACGACGGCATCAGCCGGCGCATCGCACTGACCATCATTGCCGCCATGCTGATCTCGGTGGCGCTGAACATCCTGTTCGTGCAACTGGCCGGGGTCTGGGCGCGACCGCCGCTGGAGAAAACCGGCCTGCTTGAACAGATCGCCGTCACCGCACGGGTACTGGAAGCCGCGCCAGCCGACAAGCGCATGCAACTGGCAAACGCGGCGAGCAACCCGATGCTGCATGTGCAGTGGAGCGCCCAACGTGACGCCCTCGCCTTGCCCGGTCCGGGTGAACAGGTAGCCCCGCAGGCGGTGCCGGCTCTGACGCAACTGCTGGCCACTGTTCCGCTGCGGCTGGAAGTCTACCAACCCGCCGACTGGCCGGCCGACAACCCCGACGCGCACTACAAACTGGTCATGCAACTGGCCGACCAGAGCTGGCTGGCGTTCACCCCGCCTTATCGCAGTTGGGGCCTGAGCACCGGGATGCGCTTTACCATCATCGGTATCCTGGCACTGATTGCCGCGTTGCTGGTGGCCTGGATCGGTACCCGTCAACTGGCCGGCCCGCTGCAGCGTTTCGCCCGTGCCGCTAGGCGTTTTGGCAGCGACCTGCGCGCCCCGCCGATTCGCCTGGAGGGCCCCCATGAGCTGCGCCAGGCCATTACGGCGTTCAACACCATGCAGGCGCAGATCCAGCACTTCGTCGCCGAACGAACGCAAATGCTCGCGGCCATTTCCCATGACCTGCGCGCGCCACTGACGCGTATGCGCTTGCGTGGCGAGTTCATCGAAGATGCCGAGCAACAGCGCAAGCTGTTCCGTGACGTGGATGAAATGCAGAGCATGATCAATGCTGCGCTTGGCTTCTTCCGCGACGAAACCCACCTGGAAACGGCCACACCTTTCGACCTGGCCGAGCTGCTGCAAACCCTGGTCGATGATTACCGCGACCAGCAAATTGACGTGGATTTCGAAGGGCCGGCGAACCTGGTGTATCTCGGTCGACCGCTGGGCTTGAAGCGCGCAGTAACGAACTTGATAGAGAACGCCGTCAAGTACGCCCAGCCACCGTCGATTCGCCTGAGCAGTAATGCCCGCAGCCTGTTCATCGAGGTGCGTGATCATGGCCCGGGGATTCCGGATGCGGCGCTGGAGGACGTATTTGTGCCGTTCTTTCGCCTGGAAAGCTCGCGCAATCGCGACACCGGTGGCGTCGGTCTGGGCTTGCCGTCGGCGCGTACGGCGATTCGTGAACAAGGCGGTGAGTTGACCCTGCGCAACGCGCCTGACGGCGGGTTGCT
- a CDS encoding SOS response-associated peptidase, which produces MCGRLSQYRGIHDFVDALSMPGALANEVGDQPLAHYNVAPSTNVAVLSAQRAHWLRWGWRPHWAHDRAAPINARVEKVAHSPFFRAIWGHRLIVPIDGWFEWVDEGEAKKQPYYIHRRDGLPAFCAGIGQWGVAEDDGFVIITADSVGGMVDIHDRRPVVLAPALARDWLNPDCDKGQAEQMVLNLGEPAEAFNWYRVDKAVGNVRNQGANLIGRSGGAATRLAPR; this is translated from the coding sequence ATGTGCGGAAGACTCAGCCAGTACCGTGGCATTCACGATTTCGTCGACGCCCTGAGCATGCCCGGTGCCCTGGCCAATGAAGTCGGCGATCAGCCTTTGGCGCACTACAATGTTGCCCCCAGCACTAACGTCGCCGTCCTGTCCGCGCAGCGTGCCCATTGGTTGCGTTGGGGCTGGCGCCCGCACTGGGCCCATGACCGGGCAGCACCGATCAATGCGCGGGTGGAGAAAGTCGCGCATTCACCGTTCTTCCGGGCGATCTGGGGGCACCGGTTGATCGTACCGATTGATGGCTGGTTCGAATGGGTCGATGAAGGCGAAGCAAAAAAACAGCCCTACTATATTCATCGCCGCGATGGCCTGCCGGCGTTCTGCGCCGGCATTGGCCAATGGGGAGTGGCCGAGGACGATGGCTTTGTCATCATCACCGCCGACAGCGTCGGTGGCATGGTTGATATCCATGACCGCAGGCCGGTGGTGCTCGCGCCGGCCCTGGCCCGGGATTGGTTGAACCCTGATTGCGACAAGGGCCAGGCTGAACAGATGGTGCTCAACCTGGGTGAGCCGGCAGAGGCCTTCAATTGGTACCGTGTCGACAAGGCCGTGGGCAATGTGCGCAACCAGGGCGCCAACCTCATCGGTAGGAGCGGCGGTGCGGCGACCCGACTTGCCCCGCGATAA